From the Cryptomeria japonica chromosome 2, Sugi_1.0, whole genome shotgun sequence genome, one window contains:
- the LOC131859665 gene encoding disease resistance protein Roq1-like — protein MEEEYRPTIAKLAFHSDKKYHVFLSFRGPDVRKTLVDHLFQALSAAGLNVFIDSHRLKKGEIIESSLERAIESSAIRIPIFSKGYATSAWCLKEAAAMLSTPGLIIPLFYHVDPLSESSPYNQSFLRHYGHSDRYAREEVDGWKNALVEICKRSGWSMDLTQG, from the coding sequence ATGGAAGAAGAATACAGGCCTACCATAGCTAAGCTTGCCTTTCATAGTGATAAGAAGTACCATGTGTTTCTGAGTTTCAGAGGACCAGATGTGAGGAAGACTCTGGTGGACCATCTCTTCCAAGCTCTCTCTGCAGCAGGACTCAATGTCTTCATTGACTCTCACAGATTGAAAAAAGGCGAAATAATTGAGTCGAGTTTGGAAAGAGCAATTGAAAGCAGCGCCATACGCATTCCTATATTTAGCAAAGGATATGCAACTTCAGCTTGGTGTCTCAAGGAGGCCGCTGCAATGCTGAGCACCCCTGGTTTGATAATCCCACTCTTTTATCATGTGGATCCTTTAAGCGAGTCTAGTCCATACAACCAGTCATTTCTCAGGCATTATGGCCATTCAGATCGATACGCAAGAGAAGAGGTTGATGGGTGGAAGAATGCCCTTGTGGAGATCTGTAAACGCTCAGGCTGGTCCATGGATTTAACTCAAGGGTAA